The sequence below is a genomic window from Lepus europaeus isolate LE1 chromosome 9, mLepTim1.pri, whole genome shotgun sequence.
agaacaagagaggtcttccatctgctggttgtctGTCCAGATGACCTCAGTGGCtcagactgggccagactgaagccagtaggcCGGagcttcatttgcatttcccatgtgtgttcaggggcccaagtacctgggccgccttctgctgcttttccaggcacattagcagggagttgtgtTGAAAGTGGAATAACCagaactcgaatcagcacccTTGTAAGATGCCCGCATTGCAAGCAATGGCGTAACCTGTTGTTCTACAACACCACCCCTGTCTAGTTATTTCTTGAGTTTAAATACCACCAGTGGAATTACTGGGGCATGGGTCTGTGACCTCTGTCTTCTCAAGTGCCCTTGAGCTTGCTGGATCTCTGCAGGTGGCCATGAACATCCTCAACAGTGGGCGGTTCAGCATGGGCAGCACAGTGGCCGGGATGCTCAAGAGGTTGATTGGTAGGTAAGTGGGGGCCAGGGGCCCTCTGCTGCTCCCCTGGGAGACGGCCATCCCCTCCCCACTGTGCCCCCGGGGGACTGGTGTCTCCTCTGGGAAGCTTTGATGCCTAGCACCCCTTCTCCTTTgagtggctgagctgggccaccTGGATGGGTGGTCAGCACCGGTGGAGCGTCTGAGCCATGGTTCAGAGCAAAGAAGGCACTCCCCAGGGCTTGTGTCAGCGTCCCTGTTTCTCCTGCACACAAAGGACAGGGGAGAGGGTGGACAtcctggcaggggcagggagggactgCTGCTGTGACCCTCCCAGGGTCCCGTCCCAGAGGTGACTGGCCTGGGAGCCTCCCCCGTCCCTCAGCTTGGATCTCCCTTTGTTCTTCGCTATCAGCACATGAGAAACCTACATTTTCGTTTGCCCATGAACTTAAAACAGCCCCATCACCATTCTCAAGGGATTGACAGCACGGAGCAGGTTGCTTAGGAATTGTGTGTTCCTTAGTGCGCCATACCTCTCGGGTCAGGGCAAGATGGACGCACAGAGGCTTAGTCTGGGGTTTTCCTGCcggaggcctctgcttccccatcTGAAAGACCCCTTAGTGTCCGAGTCGGGGCTTTCACGGTCAGCGTGTTCTCCAAAGGAGGCAGGACCTCTGAGGAATTCCCACAGCCCAGAAACGTGCGGATGCAGGGACTCATGCTGAGACCTCTGGGAGACTGGGTCACTCACGCCTGTGGGAGCTCTTGGCAGGGGGGCCTGCAGAGCTCAACTGTACACCTGCAAGCCCAGGCCCTGGTGCTCAGGCCAGGCCCTCCTGCCGTGTACGTGAGTGCCTGTGCCAAGCCTGGGCCACTCCCACCTGTGTGGCACTCTTTGCCCTAACTTTGTACCAGGCATCCCTCACCTTCCATCTGGTTTCATCTTGGCAGCAACTCAGTGAGCCGGGCAGTGTGCAGGGAGATGGAGCGTTTAGGCCGCCTCCTGGCTGCTGCGGATGGTGCAggattccaatccaggtccctgaccACTGCCTACTGTAAGAGGCTCTAGCTTTGGGGTATTGGCCTCAGCAGACACCTGTCTCCCAGTTGCTGGCTGAGTGTCAGAAGGGTAATGGTGACAGCCTATGAGACCATGCTGGCCAACCCGAGATATTCTGGTTCTTTTTAACAACTCTGCTCTTCTGCAGAAATGACCGCTGAATATGCCTGCACGAGGAAGCAGTTCAACAAGAATCTCAGTGAATTCGGATTAATTCAGGTACTCATGCTCACGAGTGCTGTGCTTCTTGACTTCACTTTGTGGACGCAGTGTGCTGTCTGCCCTCCCTGCACCTGTGACTCCCATGCGGGGTATGCAAAGGTGGCTGAATAAGGTTTGATGATGAGGTCCCTTCCTTTTATTTAAGCGTGGGTGTAGTtcactctcccccaccccttcttgctctgtttttttttttttttttttttttttttttaatttgaaagtgttatggagagagagggagagacagagagagacctttcatccattggttcactacctgaatggtcctggctgggccaggctgaagccgagagcctagaactccatctgggtctcccatgtgggttcaggtgcccaagcactagagccgctcctgctgcctttccaggtacatcagTAAGGGGCTGCatgtgaaatggagcagccaggatatgaccCTGCTCCCATACGAGACACTGACATTgtaggtggcatcttaacccacaccatagcgccagcccagGGCCGTGGCTCTCCTGAGCAGTGAGCCCTCTGACGTAAAGGCCTGCTCGgctgacaggcagattggatctCAGCTAAGCAGATGACCtgatgggggtgtgtgtgtatgtttgatcCTCCAGGAAAAGTTTGCACTGATGGCTCAGAAGGCCTACGTGATGGAAAGTATGTCCTACCTCACCGCAGGGATGCTGGACCAGCCCGGCTTCCCCGACTGCTCCATCGAGGCCGCCATGGTGAAGGTAATCCCGGCGTGAGAGCCAGGGAGCCGGTGCGGGAGGGACTCAGAAGGCTCCGTCGCCTTGGCCTCCAACCGtggggctgcctcctgcctccctcctcttgTCGGTTCACGGGCCAGCTCCTAGCAGGCTCATGTTTACGACGCACCCCGGGGATAGGCAGGCCCTGGGTCACTGCAGGGGAGAAGCAGCAAAGCACAGGCCCGGCCGTGCGTCGGTCTGCTGGCAGCACGGTGCTCCCCAGGGCGGCGCGTGGCAGCTTTTCCAGAGGTCAGTGCTCAGCAGCAAGAGGAGACGCTGCCAGCCATTGCTGGGACGTCACAGCGGGCGTGGGCAGCCATTGCTGGGACGCCACAGCGGGCGCGGGCAGCAGGCTCGCCGGGAGGACCATCTGTCCCCGCTGCTTTCTGGTCCTGAGCCTCCTGGTATGGAGCATTTGCAGTGGGAGATCCTGGGGCTTTCTGTTGGTGTTCTTAGGCAGGGCTCAGTGTCAGGTGGAATAAGTGATGGCTGCCCCACTTGGTTCCCCTGAATCATTCCCGCACGCGGCTCCGACTTGGGCTTGAGAGACGGGGTGGGGTgtggcagcccagggcagggctcgCCCGGGACAGGGCAGGGCTTCCTCCCTGGAGGTCACACAGTTCCTGGCGCTCAGTGAGTCCCCTGTGGGTGAGTCTGTGTGTCAGGTGTGTTGGTTGCACCTCATCCATCACCAGCGCCCACCCATGGGAGCTGCACCTCTTCTGGGTGCCAAGCCTAGAGCTGAATCCGGCGGTGTCTCTGCCCCCATCGGTCGCGGTGTGGATGGACAGAAACAGGGCCCGGGTGGTGGGGCAGGCACGGCCAGGCTTGCTGCACGAGGTGGAACCTTCCTTCAGTGGGAACTCAAAAGCAGGAGCTGACACAGGGATGGAGGCGGGCCCAGAGGTGTGGAAGGCCAGGGCAGGGATGGGCACCTCGAGGGAGGCAGAGGACTTCCAGGTCACGCAGCCGGTTCCTCCCTGGGTCAGTGTCATCCCAAAGCCCAGTCCATCTCAGCCACCGCGCTGCTCCTGGTGCCTTGGCCGCTCTGCTGGGAAGGGATTGGGCCCCGGTGCCCCTGTGCTGACCTCGCCCTGGGTGTCTGCAGGTGTTCAGCTCGGAGGCCGCCTGGCAGTGCGTCAGCGAGGCCCTGCAGATCCTCGGGGGCTCTGGCTACATGAGGGACTACCCGTACGAGCGCATGCTGCGGGACTCCCGCATCCTGCTCATCTTTGAGGTGAGTGCCTGACTGTGGCCCCCTGTGGTCCCCTGCTgaatcctcccctcccctcctgaccCTCCCCATCCTGGGGATGCTGCTGAGACCCAGCAGGGCCCCTGCGCCCAGGGCaggctgtgtgtgctcaccctgGACCCTCTCACAGCCCTGCTTGCACAGGCAGAGGGCCCCCAGCAGGTGGCGCAGCTCACTCCTCAGCTCTCCCAGCCTGGCCCGTATGCCCAGGTGGCCCACTGGGGCTTTTCCTTGCCCGGAGGCATCTGGCCTGAGGTGGTGGGACAGACATCTGTGGGAGACTGGGGTTCCAGTGTCAGCTGTGGCTCTGCCTCGAATGCACATTGTCTGGGTCTTGGTTTCCTTCCCAGTCAGCTGATGCTGTGTAGCAGGGccctctctgctctcccaggcctgaCAACTTCCGGTTCTCTAACTGCCCTCCAGAGTTCACACGTGTGGTCAGGTCACTGAGCAtgtgtggggcaggggtggggcctccCAGATGACCTGGGGATGCCAGGTCCTGATGGGACAGTGTCGCTGAGCAGAGAGGGTGCTGGGACACAGGTAGGATGAGAGCCAGGTGAGCAACTGTCCAGACTGGGCAGTGATTCTGTGGAACTCTTGCACTTGGCCCTCAGGGGCAAAAGCACCTTGGGGAAATAGGCCGTGCCAGGGCCAGACAGGACTTGTCCAGCACCAGGCGactggagggagaaggaggaagacatGAGAGCAGCGGTCGGTCCTGCAGGTGGTGCAGTGGGCGGGGGTGGAGCCCTGAGGACGGTCGGAAGGCTGGGATGGCAGCCAGAGGAGGGGGGGTTACTCAGTTGTATTTTGGTCTGAGAACTCTCCCAGGACCTATGTGGAGAGAGACTGGTGAGTAgatggccaggactgaaccatGACCGGGAGGGGGTGGGAGCCAGAGCCACCTAATCATGAGGGGCATCCTTAGACTCCAGCCTTGAGTCCAAGCTCCTAGGCTGTCCCACACAGGGGCGGCCTCAGCGGCTGCTGTGTCCCCAAACAGACCCTATGGGTCATAGCCATCTCCTCTCCCTTAGTGGACAGACCTGGTGTGGGCCAGCCTGAGTGGCCGCTGCCTAAGGGCAAGGATGGTTCCAGTCCTCCCAGGAGAGTGGGGctcctctgtgcctgggaagagTGGTCAGCAGGGGGTCAGGAGGCCCACCAGGCCGTGGTCAGAAGGCACAGAGCCTCCCTGTGAGGcagaggctctgtctggagaCCCTGTGCTCAGAGCGCTGGGCTCTGCCTGGAGGCCTCCATGCCCCTGCTTCCTCTCCTGAGGGAGCCTCACTGCCCGTGGGGCCAGCCTGGCTGCAGGGCAGAATTCTCAGTCCCTGgtgctgggtgtggcctgagCCTGGCCTCTGCACCCGTCTGACCCGCAGTGCGATCCTGCCCAGTGGGCGACGCGGGGAGTGGCTGCCTGGGGACTCAGGTCTCTACCTGGAGCTGGGGTTGGATAGGGGGCTCCCCAGCACTGCTGTGCCAGTATCAGTGTCTCTGTCTACCCAGGAACTCCGGGTTCCATTTTGAAAAGGAGGTGTAGCCCTGGAGGGAGGTGTTATCACGGTCATGAGCAGTGGTGGGTCCCAGTAGGAAGCCTTGGCCTTCTGGTCAGCTTGCCCCTTTGTCCCCATGTTTCTGAGCCCTGGACACTGCCCTGCTCTGTTCCTTCCAGTCCTTGCattgccctgccctgcctgcacaGGGTGGTCTCTGATGTTCATGTTGCTGCCCACAGGGAACCAACGAGATTCTCCGGATGTACATTGCCCTGACTGGACTGCAGCACGCTGGGCGCACCCTGACTGCAAGGATCAAGTAGGTGTCATTCCCTCGGGACCACGTGGTCCACCTGCCCAGCAGAAGCCCACCTGGGGCAGCAacaggagccctgggctgggaggggtgtgtgcgGGAACAAGGCACAGTCTCGCTGCCGGCTGGCTGCAGGGCGGGGCATCCTGGGCTGGTGAGTAGGGGCCCAGAGAGCCAGGGGTCCTAGCTTGGCCTCCTCCCAGGGGTGAGAGGAGGGGTAGGGAACGTCTGGCTTGtggcaaaatcatttggtctggccctgccaatgcAACTGCAGGAGGAACTCGGTATTCAGTAATAAATTTGTAATAGGCTCAtctttaagttgatgattttgtgtGGCCCTCGAATGATGTTACAAACATCCTTTTCACAGAGAACATTCCTTAGCCCCCCTGGAACCCTCTCTCCCGCCCTGGTAGCTCCCCTTTCCCACACTCGAGGGCTGGTTTCTCAGAAGCTGAGGGAAGGTGTCCCTCAAGCAAGTGCTGGCCTTGCACGTGAGATGGGCACGTGTCTTCTGTACTCCCTCCACTTGGACCCAGGGGCAGAGCCATCAGAAATCGTTGCTGGTGCCCACGCACAGGTGCTCATGGCATTTGGCGGACTCCTTAACAGGGAGCCAGCCAGGAATCCAGCGTGGCTATGCACCCTGTGGACAGAGCACATATGAGCCCCTGGAGGTGGGTGGCCCTTCTCTGCCAGGCTGAGGGTGTTGGCCTGCAGCCAGAAGCCTCCCAGCCAGCCTGGGAAGGCCATGGAGCTCCAGGGTACAGAGGGACCTCGTTGGTGGGCAGTGGGAGCTGGTGGGGGTTCCTCAGCTCATAGGACTGTGGGCTCTCTGCAGTGAGCTGAAACGGGGCAACGTGAACACAGTTATGGAGACCATTGGCCGGAGGCTTCGGGACTCCCTGGGGAGAACTGTGGACCTGGGGCTGACAGGCAATCTTGGCGTTGTGCATCCCAGTCTTGCGGTGAGTAGGCGCAGCGGGTGTACCTGCTTATCTCGTACCCTCCTGCCAGATGTCCCTGTCCCACACAACCTGTGCTGGGCTCTAGGCCTATCAGGGGAGGTCGGGGAGGACCAGCTCAACTAAGGTACCCAGGTGTCCCCCACCCACCAATCTTGCCCATATCTGGGCCCCTCACCTTGGGAAATTGACCCAGGGTGATAGTGGGGGCTTAGGCCTCAGAGCCCCAGGCCTTGGAGCCCTGGGCTGTGTGCCATCCAGGTGGGACCAGTCTGGGCACCATGTTCAAGGAGGTGAatgagtcctgtctcctggcctgTAGGACAGTGCCCGCAAGCTCGAGGAGAACGTGTATTACTTCGGCCGCACTGTTGAGACGCTGCTGCTACGCTTTGGCAAGGTAGGCAGGCGCCCTTGGCCAAGAAGCCAGTTTGTGCAGGGGCTTTGGGAGCAGGCCTGGGACAGGCCTCTGCCCCATGGGTGTGGCTTCATCTGTGCTGCCAAGCAACCACTCACCTGCTGGGTGAGCTTTCCAGGATCTTCTCCCTGGCACCTTTTAGGTGAGGGGAGGGCAACCGTGCGTGGGGTCTGAGTCAGGGTCCTGATCGGTGGCCTCTTGCTGCTGAGGAGGACATGGAGTCCACtcagcccctgcctgtggcccaGCCCAGTTTCTGGACCTTGGTCGTGGCCCCTGCCCGAATCTGCACAGAGCAGAGAACAAGGAAGATGGAAGGTTGCTGTGACCTCGCCTCCTGCAGCCCTAGGGGAAATGGATTCTGGGCCCCACTTTACCTAGGAACAGAGACCTCAAAGCCACGTGTGGGGCGAGGGAGCTGggtccaggggaggcagcagggcgggggcgggctcTGCACTCAGCCCTTGTCTGCAGACCATCGTGGAGGAGCAGCTGGTGCTGAAGCGTGTGGCCAACATCCTCATCAACCTGTACGGCATGACGGCCGTGCTGTCCCGGGCCAGCCGCGCCATCCGCCTCGGGCTCCGCAATCACGACCACGAGGTAAGGCCGGGCTGCCCTCCAGCCGAGGCTGGGAAGGGGGCGCTGTCGGGGAGTCCCAGGAGTCCGGGACCGTGAGCTGGtcgctggcgggggggggggggggtcccagagACCTGCAGGTGCGGCCTGGGGGCGCTACGCTACTCTGTCGTCTCCTGCCTGAGAGAAGAGAGGGGGCAAGGGGCAGGGCCCCCAAACAAGAGCTCTCAGCCCGAATGCCTGTCCAAGGTGTAGGGAGGTGGATGAGGGCACTGAGCAGGCCCTGtgcactgggccaggagccccgTGTGGCCGAGAGGCTGCAGCGCAGGCCGCGCCCCAGCGCTCGGTGCTCAGGCTTGCTGACCTCACTCCGGCAGGTCCTCCTGGCCACCACGTTCTGCGTGGAAGCTCATCTGCAGAACCTCCTGAGCCTGTCTCAGCTGGACAAGCGTAAGTGGGGCGGCCGCGGGGAGCGGGGGAAGGGCCCGGCTCTGGGGAGCTGTTCCTGGGGCCTGCTGCCTGCTCACAAGCTTCTGCCTTGAGGAGAGCCTGCACCAGGCCTGGGCTTCTGTGCAGCAGCGCCTGGCCGGCAGGAGCACACACAGGTGAACCTGACCTGTCATCTGTCACTGTGGCTATTCTGTATGGAGCAGAGCCCTCACACGCAGCCTCTGTGCTGGCCCTGCTGGCGTCCACTGAGCAGGCCTGCCACATCCTTGTGGCTACCTGGGAGGGTTCACACTGCACTGGACTCCGGAGAGAGCATTTACCCGGCTCCTCTGTCCCTGCGCTCCAGCCAGACCGCACCTGCAGCTCTCTGCCTTGTGTCGGGCCCTGGCCCTGAGAACATGGGTCTCTGTGCCTGCTCCTGTTCGCCTGTGGTGTGCTTCCTCCTCATAGCTACTGGCCTGGAGACTCGGATCAGCCCTGTGGCCAAGGATGGGGAGAGGCTGCTACCATTGTATCCCTTGATGTGGAGCGTGGCTGCCCTCTGGCCTACAGGGCGGTCATGTGCTGCGGAGGAGGGTGTGCCTCTCCCCATTGGCACCCACAGACTGGGGGGTCTTCAGACAAGAACAGGATGAGGGCTTTTTATTCAGAATGAAACCTCTGTCCCTTTTCCTGTGGCCCAGAAGCATCCCTGGGTGTGGAGGAGGAGCGCCCGAGGCTGCCTCACTGCGGGGGCTGACTGCCAGCGCCTGGCGTGTTCCATGTGATCGCGATACAGAGAGATGACcgccctctctcttccctcccagaCGCACCAGAAAACCTAGATGAGCAGATTAAGAAAGTGGCCCAGCAGATCCTGGAGAAGAGAGCGTACATCTGTGCCCACCCTCTGGACAGGGTGTCCTGAGGTGCTGACAGCTCCCCCTCCTGCCGCTGCCCCCaggccatggccagtgctgcacaccGCTGTCTCCTGCCAGGAGGTGGAGAACTTGGGGTTGCCCAGTTGGAACGTTCATACCCACGCTGCACCTGGAAGGCTTTCTTCTGGCCAGAGGAAGTCCTGCCGCTGTCCAGCAGGAGCCTGGTTTCCACATGGCGTGGGACGGCTGACACCTGCGATGGTTTAGAAGCCACCACAGGGGACCTGGGGCTGTGCTGCCACCTTGCTGCCTGGGACTGGCAGGGACCTGTGTCAGGCATGAAGAGCCCTTGCTGTGAGACCACATGTTGACAGCTGCGTGTGTGTCATTCATTCAGACTAGGAGCAAAGTGCAGTGACAGCAtgtaccaggagccagggagccaagAACATAAAACATCCCGACTTGTACAGGACTTCGAGCTCTGGCTGTGCTCATCACGAGGTTCCTGACTCCGCCTTTAGTGCATGGACCACCCTTTGTCCTCAGCCTGAGCACTGAAGGGCTGGGGCCCAGTGCAGGGCTGCGGGGCCATGGGCCATGGGCTCCTTCTCCGGTGATGGGGACCTGCTGCCCGGTGCACAGCAGCATCCCCCTCTCCCGACCTGGGGCTGTGCTCCCCGCGTGCGCAGAGGTCACAGGGCGGCTCTTGAGGTGGCACCAGCGGTGCTGGCCTTCCCCTCGGGCTCCTTTCTGCTGCTGCTGGCAGCTGGGAGTGCTGAGGCTACAGAGCCTGCTCTGGGTGCTGCCCTGAGGGGGAGGCAGGCCCGGCTCGCTGAGTCCTCTGCGCTGTGAGACTGCACACCGGCCACTAGGTGGGAGCACTGAGTTGGCCTGGTGGGGCTGGCGTGCTCCCAGGGTCTGGGTAACTttaatctttgttttgtttttacgatttgttcatttatttgaagggcagaattaaaaagaggaacagagagggagagagtaagatcttccatctgctggttcactccccaaatggtcgtggagctgcaccaatccgaagccaggagccagaagtttcttccaggtctcccacgtgggtgcaggcgcctgagcacttgggccatcttccactgctttcccaggcacattagcagggagctggatcagcagtagagcagccgggatgctggtccaacaggcagcagctttacctgctacgccatagcaccggccccaccgTAACTGTTTCATCCTAAAGAGGAaggttgggggccggtgctgtggtgctgctGGTGAAGCCGCCACTTGAGACCCCTGCTTCCATGTTGTGCTGGTTCCGGTGCTCACTACTTTGCTCCAGTCCACCTCTCTCCTgaagctcctggggaagcagcagaagatgagcttgggtccctgctgcttatgtgggagacctggatggagttccaggcccttggcttcagtctggcccagcctcagctgttgcggccatgtagggagtgaaccagtggatggagatcgatcaagggatctctctgtctctctccttctctccctctccccctgccacctccctccctccccagccttccctctccttctcctgcctttcaaacaaataaattttttaaacaaataagttGATAAATATGGTGACACTGGAAGTCATGTCCCAGTGAAGCCGGAAGTTCTGCTTTCAGCTGGGAAGCAGCGGTGGCAAGGAGGCTCTGCACAGAGCTGTCTCCCATGGACAGCGCTGTGGACAGGAGGCTGCACAGAGCCGGTGTGCAGGGGAGGCTGTGGAGAGGCTGTCAGACCCACCTTCCTCTGGGCAGCCTCTGAAACGGCTTCCGTCTGCACCCGGCTCATAGAAGGCCCTTGTCAGCCCAGCTTCTCCGTGTGTCCAGGTGGATCTAGGAGGCCCAGCGGCCAGTTCGGGTCTCCCCCTCTCATCTGCAGTTTCAGGTTTCTCTCCAACCTGGTGAGAgaagtgtgggagacctggatggagttccggccTCCTGAGaggctctggctattgtggccatttggggagtgaaccaacacatgaaagatcactctttgtctctccccttttgtcattctgcctttcaaattctaacaaattttttaaaaatttaaaagtaaagctTGGTGTCTCAACATAAAACAAATCCACCGATCAAGTCTCCCGAACATCCAAAAGCTTGTGACACAGAATAACAGGTCAAGGACATTCCCAGACACATCTGGGGACTGCGTAAGATGATGCAACTTTCAGAAAAACCATCTGGCAGTAGCAAAGAGCCTACAAAAAGTCCCCACTCGCAAATCACTCAGGACGTGGAGCAAACAAACGGTCCCAGGGTGGATTTACCTCGGCACCTCCGCGTCCAGCCAGGAGAGGGCGCCGCGGAGCAGCCTCAGGTGCGCGGGCTGCGGAGCCGCTGGGGACCGCGAAGCTGGTTAGGAGCAGAGCTGTGCTGGTTGATGTGACGTTCAGTGCCGGGCACCTGCCACACTGTAAGATCTGCGCCTTTTCCGTGTTTCGGCGGACACAGTCACGTCCCTTCCACCCCAGAAAGGGTATTTGCATCACCGGCAAAGTTCCTGTGATTTCTTGGCAAGATGGTGGATGATTTTTGCTTCAGCTTTGTGAAATATCTGAAATGGCTCCAACAGTACTGACTTCACCAAATTGAGGTGTTTGTTTTCCTCTGGGGCCTGGACTGTCCCCCATCCCAGCCACCTCCCATCCCCCAGCTCAAAACAAAGGGGCACTTTGCTCACATTGAACCTTAGACAAAAACCTTGAGGATCCAAGTGGAATAGTTTCAGGGCTGCCTGGTAACAGGCACACAGACAGGCCTGAtctccaacccccacccccaccccaggcacggGGAGCTGAGGCAG
It includes:
- the LOC133766798 gene encoding complex I assembly factor ACAD9, mitochondrial, whose protein sequence is MSGCGLILRTAAAARVCRALVAFTESRRPLRTSPRSATFAKELFLGKIEKKGVFPFPEVSQDELNEINQLVGPVEKFFTEEVDSRRIDQEGKIPDETLENLKKLGLFGIQVPEEYGGLGLSNTMYARLGEIISQDGSITVTLAAHQAIGLKGIILAGSEEQKARYLPKLASGEHIAAFCLTEPASGSDAASIRARAVLSEDKKHYILNGSKVWITNGGLASIFTVFAKTEIADPDGSVKDKITAFIVERDFGGITNGKPEDKLGIRGSNTCEVHFENTKVPVENVLGEVGGGFKVAMNILNSGRFSMGSTVAGMLKRLIEMTAEYACTRKQFNKNLSEFGLIQEKFALMAQKAYVMESMSYLTAGMLDQPGFPDCSIEAAMVKVFSSEAAWQCVSEALQILGGSGYMRDYPYERMLRDSRILLIFEGTNEILRMYIALTGLQHAGRTLTARINELKRGNVNTVMETIGRRLRDSLGRTVDLGLTGNLGVVHPSLADSARKLEENVYYFGRTVETLLLRFGKTIVEEQLVLKRVANILINLYGMTAVLSRASRAIRLGLRNHDHEVLLATTFCVEAHLQNLLSLSQLDKHAPENLDEQIKKVAQQILEKRAYICAHPLDRVS